Within Garra rufa chromosome 9, GarRuf1.0, whole genome shotgun sequence, the genomic segment tataaaaataaccctgttcaaaagtttacatccacttgattcttaatactgtgttgttacctgaatgatggtgttttttgttaacatttttcagattctgcaaggtgtatgtaaacttttgacttcaactgtagctaTAACAAATCTTATTAAATAATCTTAATATAACTTTCATTGTTAATGTATTTCACAGGTGGATATTACACAGAAAAGCTGCTGAATCAAACTGGCTTAAGAGTTGTGGTTCTAAATACGAACCTCTATTACGATCAGAACAAACTCACAGAAAACATCAAAGACCCTGCAGACCAGTTCAGCTGGGCCGATAAAGTGCTTCAGgacgcagccaaaaacaatgagAAGGTTAGTTGTAACAGTAAGGAAGCTAAACCTACAGTTGTATATATGTGTCATTATTGCATATAAAGAGCTTTTGTTCTGTCTTACACAGGTTTACATTATTGGCCACGTCCCTCCAGGGTTTTTTGAGAAGAAGCGAGATAAAACCTGGTTCAGAAAAGAGTTTAATAAGCGCTATATAGATCTCATACAGAAGCACAGCGCTGTTATACAGGGCCAGTTCTTTGGTCATCATCACACTGACAGCTTCCGCATGTTCTACAGCTCAAAAGGTATGTTCAGTTGTTATATGGGCTGATTTTTTGCTAAATGTAAGAGCAAGATGTCCAGATGCAAAGATATAAAAGCATGAATAACAATTTTACCATCCTTGAAATTTAGTAAGGGTTGTATATGGGCAATATTGCGAAGATGGAAAACACAGGACTTGACAAGCTGGTTGATATGGAGTTCAAAACATAATGTAGAATCAAGTACGATCGATCTGACCCAGAGGAGGCAAGTAGATAAAAAGCAAAAGTGGGCCTAGAACAGATCCTTGAGGCACTCCACAGGAAAAAGTGACACAGTGAGATTTGTGTTTATTAAAGCTACTGAACTGTTGCCCGTCTGAGAGTTGAGATATAACTTACCACTGCAGAAGAGTTCCTGTAATGCCAATCACAGTAGTGTTAAATTTGTCAGccattttaatttagtcttagtgtTAAGTCCTGTGTGAAATGTACCTTTTAGTTACAGCGAGggaacaaattatttgattccctgctgtttttgtatgtttgcccactgacaaagaaataatcagtctataattttaatggtatgtTTATCTGAACAGTGagaaacagaataacaacaaaaacacgcattttaaaaaagttataaattgtgaccctggaccacaaaaccagtcttaagtcgctggggtatgtttgtagcaatagccaaaaatacattgcatgggtcaaaattattgatttttcttttatgccaaaaatcattaggaaattaagtaaagatcatgttccatgaagattttttgtaaaattcctactgtaaaggtatcaaaatgtaatttttgattagtaatatgcattgttaagaacctaatttggacaactttaaaggtgattttctcagtattttgatttttttgcaccctcagattccagattttcaaatagatgtatctcggccaaatattgtcctatcctaacaaaccatacatcaatagaaagcttatttactgagcttatatattctatatacatctcagttttgtaaaatttaaccttatgactggttttgtggtccagggtcacaattgatttgcattttaatgagtgaaataagtatatGATCCCCAATCTATCAGCAAGacttctggctcccaggtgtcttttatacaggtaacaaactgataTTAGGAGCACTGCCTTTAAAAGAGtgtcttaaagggagtgctcctaatagcttgttacctgtataaaagacacctgtccacagatgtaatcaatcaatcagatcccaaactctccaccatggccaagaccaaagagccaTCCAtcgatgtcagggacaagattgtagacctacgcaaggctggaatgggctacaagaccatcgccaagcagcttggtgagaaggtgacaacagttggtgcgattattcgcaaatggaagaaacaaaaaataactgtcaatctccctctgtctggggctccatgcaagatctcacctcgtggagtttcaatgatttcagaggaatcagcccagaactacacaggaggatattgtcagtgatctcaaggcagctgggaccatagtcaccaagaaaacaattggtaacacactacgccgtgaaggactgaaatcctgcagcgcccgcaaggtccccctgctcaagaaagcacaagtacagccgtctgaagtttgccaatgaacatcttaataattcagaggagaactgggtgaaagtgttgtggtcagatgagactaaaatcgagctctttggcatcaactcagctcgtcgtgtttggaggaggaggaatgctgtctatgaccccaagaacaccatccccaccgtcaaacatggagatggaaacatgctttgggggtgtttttctgctaaggggacaagacaactgcaccacatcaaagggacaatggattggggccatgtactgtcagggccagggcattaaaaatgagtcatggatgggtattccagcatgacaatgacccaaaacacatggccaaggcaacaaatgagtggctcaagaagaagcacattaaggtccaggagtggtctagccagtctccagaccttaatcacatagaaaatctgtggagggagctgaaggttcgagttgccaaacatcagcctcaaaaccttaatgacttggagaggatctacaAAGTGGAGTGTgtcaaaatccctcctgagatgtgtgcaaacctggtggccaactacaagaaacgtctgaccacTGTGATTGCTAACTAGGGTTTTAGTACactacatattagtacctaatgGCACAAATGTATCTCTcagaaaaaggtacaaaagctgtcactggggtggtcCTTTTTCTGTACCTTTTTCTGAGAGTGCACCTACTCGTTTGTACCATATTTATCCCTAAAAAGTGCATATTAGTACTTCAGTGGAACTAAATGGTGCACCTTACTACCTTTTGAAAGGGTTCCACCTCAGTAATGACTTTTTTATGAGAGTGAAGATGACTTTCACAAACTGTTAGTAAAATGAAAGCCATTAATACCCTTTTACAGGATCTCCCATAAGTACGATGTTCCTGACTCCAGGAGTGACGCCCTGGATGACAACATTACCTGGTGTCATAAATGGCGGAAATAATCCTGGAATTCGCATGTTTGAGTATGACACCAAAACACTTTTGATCAAGGTAAGATCCAGCCACGTGAAGAAATGTGTATTTATATTGCAATCTTTATACATATTTACACCAGCATTGTTTTCATATTACTGAGGCCTACTATAGTTCTTGTTAAAGTTTCGAATTAgactttattttctgtttttactttcattttagttagtaattttatttcgtttagattttttttaaatatgtctatacatatacatattttacaattattatgtattagttttagttatgctacccgtcaaaagtttttgaagaatGATCATTTTTAAGcctcttttttttcatttagttcatcTGAGGCAAAaacttactatttaaaatagctgttttctatttgattctattttaaaatataatttaatcctgtgatttcaaagctgaatttttagcatcattactccagtcaaatgattaatcaaaaaatcattacaatattctgatttgctgctcaaactatttattattattattattattattattattattattatgttaaaaacaactgagtagaagtttttcaggtttctctgatgattggaaagtttagaagaacaacatttatctgaaatagaaatcttttgtaacattatacatgtctttatcatcctttttgatcaatttaaagcatccttgttaaataaaattattaatttgtataacattttaattataattatactaGCTTCATGCTTtggatggtatagtgtataatgtaaccaaagctttttatttcagataaatgctgatctttggatctttctatttatcaaagaatccagaagaaaaatgtactcaactgttttaattatttattatggtaataataaatacatacatgaataaatgtttcttgaatagcaaataaaaatgatttgactgtgagtaatgatactgaaaatttagctttgatctcaggaataaaAAACCCTGAAATGATTATAAGCTTACTGTTGCAAATTGAGGTTTTAAAAAAGTTGCATACTGCATAATTGCCCTGATTCACATATTTCTTTTCATGCTGCTTTGTGCTCCTGTAGGACATGTTTACCTACTATATGAACCTGACATACTCAAATAAGGCACATGAGCGCTGGGAGAAGGAGTACCGGCTGACAGAAGCGTTTCGTGTGGCAGACGCCTCTCCCGCCTCTATGCACCGCGTGATGGAGCAGATATCCAGCAACAAGTGTTATCTGCAGAAATACTATGAGTTCAACTCTGTGAATTATGACCTGACGGAGTGCAACGCTGACTGCCGTGTCGATCACGTCTGCGCGATGAGGGAAGTGGACTTTGAGGCCTATGAGAAGTGCGTGGTGAAGGAGGGAGGATCATCCATTGCTCCAGTGCTGTTTACTCTGCTGCTGTCACTGATGCTGAGCCTGCTGTGTTTGAACTGATCACAGTACAGCAGCATTTTTTCTTATAATATTGCAAGCTGAACCAGGAATTTATTTTGCAAATGGCTTTCTGTTGTTTTCTTAACGAATTTAAAGATCAGCTTCAACTGAGCATGTTTTTAGGCACATTTTACAATTAAATGCACAGTGTTTTAATGCAATATCCCAAGATTTGCATAAAAGAAGATTAAAACAGTTAGTCATAGTCATAGCTAGTTACTTCATCAATAAAATTGTATGTGAAACTGCCTTCATCTGTTAAATGCATTTTTGGTCAATAAAAGTCAAAAGAACGATTTTAGCAAATCCTTTATATTCGTTAACAGCCACaatgtgtttattattattaaactattatattattgtttatcTTTTTAACATGCCATCATTTCTCATTATTCAGTCTATTACAGGGTTTTAAATTTCATGAACATGTTTGACTCCGTGTGATAATCAACAATAATTAGATGCTTGAGATAAAATAAATGCTTAGTCATTCTTGGCAGCTAGTCAAACTCATATCTGTTTATCTGTAAGCGGCCGCTTTCATGTCTAATGGACTGATAATCCTTATGATGCTCATAAATACAAAGACAAACCCCATAGTGAAGCTGATAAAGCTTACTGGACTTTGATGTCACATTCAATTTGTCTGTTAGGGCTTGAGTTAAGATTATGCACGTCTTAACAAACACAAATGAGGTCACATGACAAAAACTTGTTTGGTGGACACATACGGCTTCATGGCGTTCTCCAGGGCCTTTCTGAAATCTTGAAGGCTTACTTCGGTGCAAGCTGGAGCCGAAAGCTTCCCGGCACGAATGAGGATGCAGAGTTCATCCAGCATGTTACGCAAGGCATCTTCATCTATCGCAAAGTTGCCAGTGAGTATTTTGGATTAAACTCTATTGATTCTAAAACAACAGCACGATTTCTgaaagcttcaatgaattaatgtcTACTTTTTCCAGAGACACTCACCACGCTTGTTGTCTCTCTTCCATCGGGTCACCCAAAAACCTCGTATTTTCACATCTTTGAAGATCAGTGCACTCTAAAGAACACATCAGACTTCTATGCTCCCAAAGTACACCACACGACTATATAAATCTTCTGCTATAATAATATAAAGTAAAATATCAAGGTTGATCAAGTGGAGATAAGAAAACACAGTCAAACTCACCACTGGAACAGTGACTGGTTGTTTGGCCATCCCACCGTAGGTCACTATACTTCCTCCACTTCTGAGGAACACAGACacattattcattcatttacagaCTTCATTAACAGTTCTTTGCAAGGGTCCTAATCGATCAAATCAGAGTTTGTAATGTTGTTCcgctgctgagtttggttcatATTTTAAAACAGTGATTGATGCGAAGGCTTCCTTCCAACTAGGTTACCATTTTTCACGATAAAACAAGGTTTCCCATTTTAAATATCATTAAAACCATGTTTACCATGTTTGAAAAACACATGCTAAATACTGCAACAGTTTTACACAGGCAAGCACGCAACTTACATTTTGATTTCTGTGAATGCATGGCAGACAACTGTCTGGCTGCCTTCTGGAATGAATGAACAGTGTTGCCAATTTTAACTgattgattaaaaataaagtaatGTGGAATCTGGAGCCTAGAGAGTTCCTATGATAAGGTCTCTACAGTGGATAAAGTACCTGagataatttatcattttgatcATATTAAACACATTTTAACACATTTCCTAAACTCTTAACTCAGATAGGCTATacaattaaaggaacactccactttttttggaaataggctcattctccaattccccccgagttaataaattgggttttaccattttgaaatccattcagccgttctcctgttctggcgatatcacttttagcatagcttagcatagatcattgaatcctattagaccaatagcatcgcgttcaaaaatgaccaacgagtttcggtatttgttgtatttaaaacttgactcttctgtagttatatcgtgtactaagaccggcggaaatgcaaagctgcgagtttctaggctgataagattagggactacacttccattccggcgtaatagtcaaggaagtttgctgccgtaatatggccgaagcaggcggagtattatcagaaatgagttcccagctagtttagcatctgcacatgtgctgcgtgatattactgctcctgcttcggccatattacagcagcaaacttccttgactattacgccggaatgggagtgtagttcctaatattatcagcctagaaactcgcagctttgcatttccaccggtcttagtacacgatataactacagaagagtcaagttttaaataggacaaatatggaaactcgttggacatttttgaacacgatgctattggtctaataggattcaatgatctatgctaagctatgctaaaagtgatatcgccagaacaggagaacggctgaatggatttcaaaacggtaaaactcaacttattaactcggggggagctggagaatgagcctatttccaaaaaaagtggagtgttcctttaagacattTCTTGTTGCTTTGACACAAAATGCAGAAAATGTTTTAATGATACTACACGTTTTAGTGTTTTGCAATAATAATTTGATTTTGAGACACTTTTGCAGTGTTTTGGTAGTGTATTGTGTTGGTAGTGTATTATTGTCATTTGA encodes:
- the smpdl3b gene encoding acid sphingomyelinase-like phosphodiesterase 3b is translated as MACVWKILLLSVFIVSGRSSTEMKGYFWHISDLHWDPSYNVESTSASKCASSGDRPTPNAGIFGDYSCDSPWSLINSTLNAMRDIMPHPDFIIWTGDDTPHVPDEQLGVEPVLRIISNLTHIIKTTFPNTKVYSAMGNHDYHPKNQMPPEKNNIYEQTANLWHNWLHATSKETFKIGGYYTEKLLNQTGLRVVVLNTNLYYDQNKLTENIKDPADQFSWADKVLQDAAKNNEKVYIIGHVPPGFFEKKRDKTWFRKEFNKRYIDLIQKHSAVIQGQFFGHHHTDSFRMFYSSKGSPISTMFLTPGVTPWMTTLPGVINGGNNPGIRMFEYDTKTLLIKDMFTYYMNLTYSNKAHERWEKEYRLTEAFRVADASPASMHRVMEQISSNKCYLQKYYEFNSVNYDLTECNADCRVDHVCAMREVDFEAYEKCVVKEGGSSIAPVLFTLLLSLMLSLLCLN